The Streptomyces nigra genome includes the window CGACCTTCTGGTTCCTCATGTCTGTTCCTCCTCAGCGCAGTCGGCGCAGACAGGGGTCCTGCGGCCGACGGGGCAGCAGGCGTATCCGCGCGTCGAGAACGGTGATCCCGCCGGGTGTGGCGAGGACCGGGTTGAGATCGGCCTCGGCGAGCTGCGGCAGGTCCACGGCCATCCGGGACAGCCGGTGGAGTACCCGCTCCAGCCCCTCCAGGTCGACGGGGCCGCCTCCTTGGGTGCCGAGGAGCAGGGGGGCGCAGCGCGGGGCGGTGATCAGGTCGTGCACGTCCTGACCGGTGAGCGGTGCGAGGCGGGCGGCGTGGTCGGCGAGCACCTCTGTCGCCGTGCCTCCCAGGCCGAAGACGACGAGGGGGCCGAAGACGCCGTCCTGGACGACGCCGGCGAACAGCTCGGTGCCGCGTGGTGCGAGCGGCTGGACGACGACTCCGGTCATGAGTCCTTCGAAGCGGGTCCGCAGGTCCTGGAAGGCCGCGCGTACCTGGGCCTCGTCGCGCAGGTCGAGGTGGACGGCGCGCTGGAGGCTCTTGTGCACGAGTCCGGGCCAGTGCGCCTTGAGGACCACGCGGCCGTCGTCGCCGCGCAGCTGTTCGGCGGCGCGTACGGCGTCGTCCTCCGTCTCGGCCCAGGCCCAGGGCTGCTGAGGGATGCCGTAGCAGGAGAGGAGTTCGGCGCAGGCACGCGGCTCCAGCCAGCCTCCGTCCGGCTGCCGGGCGAGGAAGTCGTCCGCCAGGGCGTGCGCGCGGGAGGTGTCGACGTCGTCCGCGTCCGGCACGGTGCCGACGGGCCGGGCGAGCCAGGCGGCCCGCCGGGCGGCGTGGGCCAGCGCCCGTGCCGCCGCCTGCGGTTCGGCGTACGAGGGGATCGCCTCGCCGTCGGTGACGGGCAGGAGGGTGACCGGCACGTCCTGTTCCAGGCGTACGACGACGACGGGCTTCGCCCGGCGGCCGGGGCCGCGGGTGAGGGCCCGGCCCAGGTCGTCGCCCGTCGCGGCGGCGACCGCGGTGGGGACGAGGGCCACCAGGACCGCGTCGACGGACGGATGGGCGGCGAGCCGCTCGACGCAGGTGCGCAGCGCGTCCTCGGTCACGGCTGCGGTGGCGTCCACGGGATTGCCGACGCTCGCTCCGGCGGGCAGCAGGGCGAGCAGACGGTCGGCCAGTTCGGGGCTGGGCGGGTTGAGGGTCAGACCGGCTTCGGCGCAGGCGTCGGCGGCCAGGACTCCCGCGCCGCCGGCGTTGGTGAGCACGGCGACGCGGGTACCGGCCGGCAGGGGCTGTGCGTGCAGCAGGGCGGCCGTCTCCAGCAGTTCGCCGACGGAGCGGGTCGCGATGACGCCCGCCTGGTGGAACAGGGCCTGACGGGTCATCGTGCCGGTGGCCGCGGCGGCGGTGTGCGAGGCGGCGGCGCGGCGGCCGGCGTCGGTACGGCCGGCGTCGACGGTCAGTACCGGCATGCGCCGGGTGACGCGCCGGGCGGTGCGGGAGAAGGCCCGCGGATTGCCGAAGGACTCCAGGTGGAGCAGGGCGAGGTCGGTGCGGCCGTCGCTCTCCCACCACTGGAGCATGTCGTTGCCGCTGACGTCGTACTTGTCGCCGAGCGAGGCGAAGGTGGAGACGCCGATGCCCAGCCGGGACAGTCCCTCCAGAAAGGCGATGCCGATGCCGCCGGACTGTACGGCGACCCCCGCGGTTCCGGCGCGGGGGTGTGCGGCGGCGAAGGTGGCGTCGAAGCGGTAGCCGGGGGCGGTGTTGGCCACGCCGAGGCAGTTGGGGCCGACCAGACGCATCCCGTGGGCCCGGCAGGCGGTGAGCAGGGCATCGGACTGCTCCGTGTCCAGTCCGGCGGAGACGACGACGAGGGCGCGTGCGCCCGCCTTGCCGCACTCCTCGGCGACGGCCGGCACGGTCCGGGCAGGGCTGGCCACGACGACCAGGTCAGGGGCGACGGGCAGGGCGCCGACGGAGGGGTAGGACGGTACGCCGAGGATGGCGGTGGCGGCCGGGTTCACCGCGAACAGACGGCCGGTGAAGCCGTCCTCGTGGAGGTGGTGCAGCAGGGCGCGTCCCGCCGAGCCGGGACGGCGGCCCGCCCCGACGACGGCGATGGAGCGCGGCCTCAGCAGCGGCTCCAGGCTGGCCACGTCGGCGGTCCGTCCCCGGGCCTCCGAGGCCGCCAGGTAGG containing:
- a CDS encoding GNAT family N-acetyltransferase, which gives rise to MKDDTPHRPAVHALLTDGTTVRIRAVEPGDHDQLEGLYAEMSPDNRRLRFFSAGSRSAGMAADTVCAPPRPGHRALLAERAGQVIGLAEYHADDDAPHTAELAVAVADGLHHRGVGTLLVEHLVSAARTDGITAFTADALSDDHEVLRLFADLGLAASRRFDGPEVHCAIDLHVDETYLAASEARGRTADVASLEPLLRPRSIAVVGAGRRPGSAGRALLHHLHEDGFTGRLFAVNPAATAILGVPSYPSVGALPVAPDLVVVASPARTVPAVAEECGKAGARALVVVSAGLDTEQSDALLTACRAHGMRLVGPNCLGVANTAPGYRFDATFAAAHPRAGTAGVAVQSGGIGIAFLEGLSRLGIGVSTFASLGDKYDVSGNDMLQWWESDGRTDLALLHLESFGNPRAFSRTARRVTRRMPVLTVDAGRTDAGRRAAASHTAAAATGTMTRQALFHQAGVIATRSVGELLETAALLHAQPLPAGTRVAVLTNAGGAGVLAADACAEAGLTLNPPSPELADRLLALLPAGASVGNPVDATAAVTEDALRTCVERLAAHPSVDAVLVALVPTAVAAATGDDLGRALTRGPGRRAKPVVVVRLEQDVPVTLLPVTDGEAIPSYAEPQAAARALAHAARRAAWLARPVGTVPDADDVDTSRAHALADDFLARQPDGGWLEPRACAELLSCYGIPQQPWAWAETEDDAVRAAEQLRGDDGRVVLKAHWPGLVHKSLQRAVHLDLRDEAQVRAAFQDLRTRFEGLMTGVVVQPLAPRGTELFAGVVQDGVFGPLVVFGLGGTATEVLADHAARLAPLTGQDVHDLITAPRCAPLLLGTQGGGPVDLEGLERVLHRLSRMAVDLPQLAEADLNPVLATPGGITVLDARIRLLPRRPQDPCLRRLR